The following proteins are encoded in a genomic region of Gimesia algae:
- a CDS encoding acyl carrier protein, whose product MGLDGVALVMAIEDKFGFTIPDDVYSEIRTVDDLVGFCLDRIHAADTVYCPSLSSFLSLRHLVRDIRNDPDLRLRPRDHVETVLEESDRKRFWQQLPELLKSHPRELRRPAWLRKTLIVVVLSFPIALMAVFPWHVEILTLIWLATIAWGIILNGLTIRMRTRTPDGYTTFGDITKRIVGLTVATNPPAKTDYDSVFSIIKEIIVDQLGVDDDEVVPTARFVQDLGLA is encoded by the coding sequence ATGGGTCTTGATGGCGTCGCACTTGTAATGGCAATTGAAGACAAATTCGGTTTTACGATACCGGACGATGTCTATTCAGAAATACGCACTGTGGACGATCTGGTGGGATTCTGCCTCGATCGCATTCACGCCGCTGATACAGTCTATTGCCCTTCGTTGTCCAGTTTTCTCTCACTGCGACATCTCGTGCGCGATATCCGAAATGATCCCGACCTGAGATTACGCCCGCGAGACCATGTCGAAACGGTGCTGGAGGAATCTGATCGAAAGCGTTTTTGGCAGCAACTGCCCGAGTTACTGAAATCACATCCGCGTGAACTGAGGCGACCTGCCTGGCTGCGCAAAACTCTGATTGTGGTTGTGCTGAGTTTCCCGATTGCATTGATGGCAGTCTTTCCGTGGCACGTTGAAATCCTGACGTTGATCTGGTTAGCAACCATCGCATGGGGCATCATTCTCAATGGGCTCACGATAAGGATGCGTACCCGGACGCCAGACGGATATACGACGTTTGGTGACATAACGAAACGGATCGTGGGACTGACTGTCGCCACGAATCCACCTGCAAAAACAGATTATGACAGCGTGTTTTCAATCATCAAAGAAATAATTGTCGATCAACTCGGTGTCGATGATGACGAGGTTGTTCCCACCGCTCGATTTGTGCAAGACCTCGGCTTGGCCTGA
- the purE gene encoding 5-(carboxyamino)imidazole ribonucleotide mutase gives MSENSSPLVGVIMGSQSDWETMKEAATILKEFGVEHECRVVSAHRTPDWMNEYAKDAEQRGLEVIIAGAGGAAHLPGMVAAQTVLPVLGVPVKSRALQGLDSLLSIVQMPGGVPVGTLAIGESGAKNAALLAIRILGNSRPELRTKMHEFCKKQTDIVLENSEL, from the coding sequence ATGTCAGAAAACAGTTCCCCGCTGGTGGGGGTCATCATGGGCAGTCAATCGGACTGGGAAACGATGAAAGAAGCGGCGACGATCCTGAAAGAGTTCGGGGTTGAGCATGAGTGCCGGGTGGTTTCGGCCCATCGGACACCGGACTGGATGAACGAATACGCGAAGGACGCCGAACAGCGGGGTCTGGAAGTAATTATCGCGGGCGCGGGGGGCGCGGCGCATCTGCCGGGCATGGTGGCTGCCCAGACGGTGCTGCCAGTACTGGGTGTCCCTGTAAAGAGCCGGGCGCTGCAGGGACTGGATTCGCTGCTGTCGATCGTACAGATGCCGGGCGGCGTGCCAGTGGGCACACTGGCGATTGGGGAATCGGGAGCGAAGAATGCGGCGCTGCTGGCGATACGGATCCTGGGGAATTCCCGTCCTGAACTGCGAACGAAGATGCACGAATTCTGCAAGAAGCAAACTGACATCGTACTGGAAAATTCGGAATTATGA
- a CDS encoding sugar phosphate isomerase/epimerase family protein, which translates to MARPVTLFTGQWADLPLEEMCKKAQDFGYDGLELACWGDHFEVDKALSDDTYCNRKRELLEKYDLQLFAISNHLVGQAVLDNIDARHKAILPEYVWGDGDPAGVNERAIEEMKNTARAAQKLGVSVVNGFTGSSIWHLLYDFPPTPREMYDAGYQLLADRWNPILDVFQECGIKFALEVHPTEIAFDIYSAEMSLKALDNREEFGFNFDPSHLIWQGVDPVEFIRYFPDRIYHAHMKDASVTLNGRTGILTSHLPFGDQRRGWDFRSVGRGGVRFEEIIRALNDIGYGGPLSIEWEDMGMNRDQGAREACQFTKNVDFAPSDIAFDGAFGD; encoded by the coding sequence ATGGCACGCCCTGTAACATTATTCACCGGACAATGGGCCGACCTCCCCCTGGAAGAGATGTGCAAAAAAGCACAGGATTTCGGCTATGACGGCCTGGAACTTGCCTGCTGGGGAGACCATTTCGAAGTCGACAAAGCACTGTCCGACGACACCTACTGCAACCGCAAACGGGAACTCCTCGAAAAATACGACCTGCAGCTCTTCGCGATCTCCAATCACCTCGTCGGCCAGGCCGTCCTCGATAACATCGATGCCCGCCACAAAGCGATCCTCCCCGAATACGTCTGGGGTGACGGCGATCCCGCCGGCGTCAACGAACGGGCCATCGAAGAAATGAAGAACACCGCCCGCGCCGCTCAGAAGCTCGGCGTCAGCGTGGTCAATGGTTTCACCGGTTCCAGCATCTGGCATCTGCTCTATGATTTCCCTCCCACGCCCCGGGAAATGTACGACGCCGGCTACCAGCTGCTCGCCGACCGCTGGAATCCGATTCTCGATGTCTTCCAGGAATGCGGCATCAAGTTTGCATTGGAAGTCCATCCCACCGAAATCGCATTCGATATCTACTCCGCGGAAATGTCGTTGAAGGCCCTCGACAATCGCGAAGAGTTCGGCTTCAACTTCGACCCCAGCCACCTCATCTGGCAGGGCGTTGATCCCGTCGAATTCATTCGCTACTTCCCCGATCGTATTTATCACGCTCACATGAAAGACGCCTCCGTCACCTTGAATGGTCGCACCGGAATTCTCACCAGCCATTTGCCGTTCGGCGATCAGCGTCGTGGCTGGGACTTCCGCAGCGTCGGACGTGGCGGCGTCCGTTTTGAAGAAATCATCCGCGCCCTCAACGACATCGGTTACGGCGGCCCGCTTTCCATCGAATGGGAAGACATGGGCATGAACCGCGACCAGGGTGCCCGCGAAGCCTGCCAGTTCACCAAGAACGTCGACTTCGCCCCCTCCGACATCGCCTTCGACGGCGCGTTCGGAGACTGA
- a CDS encoding 7-carboxy-7-deazaguanine synthase QueE, which translates to MLISEIFHSPQGEGKWIGVPSIFIRTSGCNLRCWFCDTPYTSWNPEGDKMSVDQILEHIKQYDCEHVVVTGGEPMLSHQIESLTQRLHADGKIITIETAGTILADVHADLMSISPKLSNSIPVKDPAWAHRHDARRDQPTVIHELIKRHPYQIKFVVDRREDIAEIEDYLIRYPEIDRANVYLMPQGITAEMLAERLPWIEEVAARLGCQVTRRMHIELWGNVRGK; encoded by the coding sequence GTGTTGATCTCGGAAATCTTTCACTCACCTCAAGGCGAAGGCAAATGGATCGGGGTTCCCTCGATTTTCATTCGCACCAGTGGCTGCAATCTGCGCTGCTGGTTCTGTGATACACCTTACACCTCCTGGAATCCGGAAGGTGACAAAATGTCCGTCGATCAAATCCTGGAACATATCAAACAGTACGATTGTGAACACGTCGTCGTCACCGGCGGCGAACCCATGTTGAGCCACCAGATCGAATCCCTCACGCAGCGCCTGCACGCGGACGGTAAGATCATCACCATCGAGACTGCAGGCACGATTCTGGCGGATGTCCACGCCGATCTGATGTCTATCAGCCCCAAACTCTCAAACTCCATCCCCGTCAAAGATCCTGCCTGGGCCCACCGTCACGATGCCCGCCGCGATCAGCCCACGGTGATCCATGAGCTGATTAAACGACATCCTTACCAGATCAAGTTCGTCGTCGACCGTCGCGAAGACATCGCCGAAATCGAAGACTACCTGATCCGTTATCCAGAAATCGATCGCGCGAACGTCTATCTCATGCCCCAGGGGATCACAGCGGAGATGCTGGCCGAACGTTTGCCCTGGATTGAAGAGGTCGCCGCGCGGCTCGGCTGTCAGGTCACCCGGCGGATGCATATCGAACTCTGGGGCAATGTCCGCGGCAAATAG
- the rph gene encoding ribonuclease PH, with protein sequence MRHDSRQPEQLRPIKVERGYTKATPGSILISAGDTVVLCTASLDNSVPPWKKHDENPTGWVTAEYNMLPGSTSPRKQRRADGRSSEIQRLIGRSLRAVIDFGVLGPRTITVDCDVLQADGGTRTLSITGGFLALLDTVLAIPETCELAPGEVFDPKKIFSDSVAAVSVGLVNGEPVLDLDYVEDSTAGVDMNVVMTGGGDFIEVQGTAEGQTFNRGMLDAQLELATAGIQQLTEIQRGCFGADWPL encoded by the coding sequence ATGCGCCACGATTCCCGCCAGCCCGAACAACTGCGTCCGATCAAAGTCGAACGCGGATACACCAAAGCAACGCCGGGAAGCATCCTGATTTCTGCAGGTGACACGGTGGTGCTGTGTACGGCCAGTCTGGACAACAGCGTGCCTCCCTGGAAGAAACATGACGAAAACCCGACTGGTTGGGTGACTGCGGAATACAACATGCTGCCCGGGAGTACGTCGCCTCGAAAACAGCGTCGGGCCGACGGACGCTCGAGCGAGATTCAGCGACTGATTGGTCGCAGCTTACGGGCGGTGATTGATTTCGGAGTTTTGGGACCGCGCACGATTACCGTGGACTGCGATGTACTGCAGGCCGACGGCGGCACACGGACGCTGAGTATCACGGGCGGCTTCCTGGCACTATTGGATACCGTGCTGGCGATTCCCGAGACCTGCGAACTGGCTCCCGGGGAAGTCTTTGATCCGAAGAAGATCTTCTCGGACAGCGTTGCTGCGGTGAGCGTCGGCTTGGTGAATGGTGAGCCGGTGCTCGATCTGGATTATGTCGAAGACAGTACCGCCGGCGTGGACATGAACGTCGTGATGACCGGGGGCGGCGACTTCATCGAAGTCCAGGGTACCGCCGAAGGGCAGACCTTCAACCGGGGCATGCTGGACGCACAACTGGAACTGGCGACGGCAGGAATCCAGCAGCTGACGGAGATTCAACGCGGGTGCTTCGGAGCCGACTGGCCTTTGTGA
- a CDS encoding 5-(carboxyamino)imidazole ribonucleotide synthase, translating to MSELIAPGATLGMLGSGQLGRMFAIEARRLGYHVHVFSPESQTPTGQVADLEVVGEYDDLDAVANFAKKVDVISFEFENVLSVTTDAASQFAPVRPGANVLHVAQNRIREKSELRDAGIPVTPFAVVRSVEELKTALSELGCPAVLKSATSGYDGKGQVKIDSPEEAEAAWKEVGADETVLEAFIDYICELSVVGVRGLDGEFAFYGPMKNDHANHILDISVFPSGMGDEVNRKAVEVTRAVFEHLDVVGVLCVEFFLTDDQRLMINEIAPRPHNSGHLTIDGHVTCQFEQQVRAICGLPLGSTKSLGPTAMANLLGDHWEPGPPDWSALQQFPDVKVHLYGKQESRIGRKMGHLTALAETSEAAVQRVKDARAAIFHG from the coding sequence ATGAGTGAGTTGATCGCCCCTGGCGCAACGCTGGGAATGCTGGGCAGTGGCCAGCTGGGACGCATGTTTGCCATTGAAGCCCGCCGACTGGGTTACCACGTGCATGTCTTTTCACCCGAAAGTCAGACGCCGACCGGACAGGTGGCGGACCTGGAAGTCGTGGGCGAATATGATGACCTTGACGCGGTCGCGAATTTCGCGAAAAAGGTGGATGTGATCTCGTTCGAGTTCGAGAATGTGCTGTCAGTCACAACCGATGCCGCCTCTCAATTCGCGCCGGTTCGTCCGGGAGCCAATGTGCTGCACGTCGCGCAGAACCGGATTCGTGAGAAATCGGAACTGCGGGACGCGGGAATTCCGGTAACGCCGTTCGCGGTGGTCAGATCGGTGGAGGAACTGAAAACGGCATTATCGGAACTGGGATGTCCGGCGGTGTTAAAGTCGGCCACTTCGGGTTATGACGGCAAGGGGCAGGTCAAAATTGATTCGCCCGAAGAAGCGGAAGCGGCCTGGAAGGAAGTCGGAGCGGACGAAACCGTACTGGAAGCGTTTATCGATTACATCTGCGAGCTATCGGTCGTGGGTGTGCGGGGGCTGGATGGGGAGTTTGCGTTTTACGGGCCGATGAAGAATGACCATGCGAATCATATTCTGGATATTTCGGTGTTCCCCTCGGGTATGGGAGACGAAGTGAACCGAAAAGCCGTCGAAGTGACGCGGGCGGTCTTTGAGCATCTGGATGTGGTCGGCGTGTTGTGCGTTGAGTTCTTTTTAACGGACGATCAGCGTCTGATGATTAACGAAATTGCACCGCGGCCTCACAATTCGGGTCACCTGACGATTGACGGGCATGTGACGTGTCAGTTCGAACAACAGGTGCGGGCGATCTGCGGGCTGCCTCTGGGTTCAACGAAATCTCTGGGTCCGACCGCGATGGCGAACCTGCTGGGGGATCATTGGGAACCGGGTCCGCCGGACTGGTCGGCATTGCAGCAGTTTCCTGACGTGAAAGTGCACCTGTATGGTAAACAGGAGTCGCGAATTGGTCGCAAGATGGGGCATTTGACGGCACTGGCGGAGACTTCGGAAGCAGCAGTCCAACGGGTCAAAGACGCACGGGCCGCGATTTTTCACGGCTGA